A portion of the Gigantopelta aegis isolate Gae_Host chromosome 10, Gae_host_genome, whole genome shotgun sequence genome contains these proteins:
- the LOC121383146 gene encoding probable RNA-binding protein 18 isoform X2, translating into MAVQEPGCSIPVPVSQELGDESDYRLWIGNLDSRITEFTLLKLVQKFGDLKKFDFLYHKEGPDVGKPRGYCFVSFNKKQVAERAIKGLDGKLALSQRLVVRWARAQKPELAFCKSTSVTNEACSNLSSEAKIKIIEARLKMMENKKEEFEISTKPTAPPGSSKLSMANVEVVRKQRTLTLKNSQSTLRNSHLGRRPQNSEPYRNKRRK; encoded by the exons tgCAGGAGCCTGGCTGCTCCATTCCCGTGCCTGTGTCACAGGAACTGGGTGACGAGTCGGACTATCGCTTGTGGATTGGTAACCTTGACTCACGGATCACAGA gTTCACTCTCTTGAAGTTAGTTCAGAAGTTTGGTGACTTGAAGAAGTTTGACTTTCTCTACCACAAGGAAGGACCTGATGTTGGCAAACCGAGGGGTTATTGTTTTGTCAGTTTCAACAAAAAACAG GTTGCAGAGAGAGCCATCAAAGGACTGGATGGAAAGTTAGCACTGTCCCAGAGACTGGTTGTCCGCTGGGCTCGCGCACAGAAACCG GAACTAGCTTTTTGCAAGAGTACATCTGTAACAAATGAGGCATGTAGTAACTTAAG cagtGAAGCTAAAATCAAAATCATTGAGGCAAGACTGAAAATGatggaaaataaaaaagaagaatttgAGATTTCCACCAAGCCAACAGCACCGCCGGGAAGCAGCAAACTGAGCATGGCAAATGTGGAAGTTGTAAGAAAGCAAAGAACGTTAACTCTGAAAAACAGTCAGTCAACTCTGAGAAACAGTCATCTGGGTAGAAGACCACAGAACAGTGAGCCGTACAGAAACAAGAGGAGGAAATga
- the LOC121383146 gene encoding probable RNA-binding protein 18 isoform X4 — protein MQEPGCSIPVPVSQELGDESDYRLWIGNLDSRITEFTLLKLVQKFGDLKKFDFLYHKEGPDVGKPRGYCFVSFNKKQVAERAIKGLDGKLALSQRLVVRWARAQKPELAFCKSTSVTNEACSNLSSEAKIKIIEARLKMMENKKEEFEISTKPTAPPGSSKLSMANVEVVRKQRTLTLKNSQSTLRNSHLGRRPQNSEPYRNKRRK, from the exons tgCAGGAGCCTGGCTGCTCCATTCCCGTGCCTGTGTCACAGGAACTGGGTGACGAGTCGGACTATCGCTTGTGGATTGGTAACCTTGACTCACGGATCACAGA gTTCACTCTCTTGAAGTTAGTTCAGAAGTTTGGTGACTTGAAGAAGTTTGACTTTCTCTACCACAAGGAAGGACCTGATGTTGGCAAACCGAGGGGTTATTGTTTTGTCAGTTTCAACAAAAAACAG GTTGCAGAGAGAGCCATCAAAGGACTGGATGGAAAGTTAGCACTGTCCCAGAGACTGGTTGTCCGCTGGGCTCGCGCACAGAAACCG GAACTAGCTTTTTGCAAGAGTACATCTGTAACAAATGAGGCATGTAGTAACTTAAG cagtGAAGCTAAAATCAAAATCATTGAGGCAAGACTGAAAATGatggaaaataaaaaagaagaatttgAGATTTCCACCAAGCCAACAGCACCGCCGGGAAGCAGCAAACTGAGCATGGCAAATGTGGAAGTTGTAAGAAAGCAAAGAACGTTAACTCTGAAAAACAGTCAGTCAACTCTGAGAAACAGTCATCTGGGTAGAAGACCACAGAACAGTGAGCCGTACAGAAACAAGAGGAGGAAATga
- the LOC121383146 gene encoding probable RNA-binding protein 18 isoform X3 yields MAVQEPGCSIPVPVSQELGDESDYRLWIGNLDSRITEFTLLKLVQKFGDLKKFDFLYHKEGPDVGKPRGYCFVSFNKKQVAERAIKGLDGKLALSQRLVVRWARAQKPELAFCKSTSVTNEACSNLSEAKIKIIEARLKMMENKKEEFEISTKPTAPPGSSKLSMANVEVVRKQRTLTLKNSQSTLRNSHLGRRPQNSEPYRNKRRK; encoded by the exons tgCAGGAGCCTGGCTGCTCCATTCCCGTGCCTGTGTCACAGGAACTGGGTGACGAGTCGGACTATCGCTTGTGGATTGGTAACCTTGACTCACGGATCACAGA gTTCACTCTCTTGAAGTTAGTTCAGAAGTTTGGTGACTTGAAGAAGTTTGACTTTCTCTACCACAAGGAAGGACCTGATGTTGGCAAACCGAGGGGTTATTGTTTTGTCAGTTTCAACAAAAAACAG GTTGCAGAGAGAGCCATCAAAGGACTGGATGGAAAGTTAGCACTGTCCCAGAGACTGGTTGTCCGCTGGGCTCGCGCACAGAAACCG GAACTAGCTTTTTGCAAGAGTACATCTGTAACAAATGAGGCATGTAGTAACTTAAG tGAAGCTAAAATCAAAATCATTGAGGCAAGACTGAAAATGatggaaaataaaaaagaagaatttgAGATTTCCACCAAGCCAACAGCACCGCCGGGAAGCAGCAAACTGAGCATGGCAAATGTGGAAGTTGTAAGAAAGCAAAGAACGTTAACTCTGAAAAACAGTCAGTCAACTCTGAGAAACAGTCATCTGGGTAGAAGACCACAGAACAGTGAGCCGTACAGAAACAAGAGGAGGAAATga